One Microthrixaceae bacterium genomic region harbors:
- a CDS encoding neutral zinc metallopeptidase, with the protein MPPSGQPSKAKKFVAAFVALALIAGVAVLAVAFGDGKGPTAGGIVRVGADVSKSEPGESLRDDADTDGVELIGANGGEVDRIAAAAIADLEQYWSEQMPELFDKPYDPVTGGFYSWSDGEDLPACAVSPEEIRGNAFYCGAADEIGWDDTSLMPDLLHYYGDLAVAVVFAHEWGHVVQARVAMSGRTVTLEQQADCYAGAWVANARAGRSAYFSPSDSDMDQALAGYLELGDARGSTPDDETAHGSAFDRINSFQEGLEDGPESCTRYNDRNVADRLVQIGFYDPEDYRNDGDAPYEDILSMIDEDLNDFWGTVGPEVGSGPWTPMAAGTPFSPNSGEVASCGGDEVADTSLFYCPDDRSVHFDNDELFPEVYESFGDFGLAQLYAMHFTYGALDTYSEMPDSDEGAQRAAHCLTGAWAASIFRHDRSTSNMRLSSGDFDEAVQVLLAMSAGDSAGSGFQRVSAFRLGVTDGANACLS; encoded by the coding sequence GTGCCGCCATCGGGGCAACCGTCGAAGGCCAAGAAGTTCGTTGCCGCGTTCGTCGCGTTGGCGTTGATCGCCGGCGTCGCCGTGTTGGCCGTCGCATTCGGTGATGGCAAAGGCCCCACCGCCGGGGGCATCGTGCGGGTGGGCGCCGACGTGTCGAAGTCCGAACCGGGCGAATCGTTGCGCGACGATGCCGACACCGACGGGGTCGAACTCATCGGGGCCAACGGTGGGGAAGTCGACCGCATCGCTGCCGCAGCGATCGCCGATCTCGAGCAGTACTGGTCCGAGCAAATGCCCGAGTTGTTCGATAAGCCGTATGACCCCGTCACCGGTGGGTTCTACTCCTGGTCCGACGGTGAGGATCTGCCGGCGTGCGCGGTTTCGCCCGAGGAGATCCGCGGGAACGCGTTCTACTGCGGTGCGGCGGACGAGATCGGTTGGGACGACACCTCGTTGATGCCGGACCTGTTGCACTACTACGGAGACCTGGCGGTTGCGGTGGTGTTCGCCCACGAATGGGGCCATGTGGTCCAGGCGCGGGTAGCGATGTCGGGAAGAACGGTGACGCTTGAACAACAGGCGGACTGCTACGCGGGCGCATGGGTCGCCAACGCTCGGGCGGGGAGGTCGGCGTATTTCAGCCCCAGCGACTCCGATATGGACCAGGCGCTCGCCGGATACCTCGAACTCGGCGACGCCCGCGGCTCGACCCCCGATGACGAAACGGCCCACGGCAGCGCGTTCGATCGAATCAACTCGTTCCAGGAAGGCCTCGAGGACGGGCCGGAGTCTTGTACCCGCTACAACGATCGAAACGTTGCCGATCGTCTGGTGCAGATCGGGTTCTATGACCCGGAGGACTACCGCAACGACGGCGATGCACCGTATGAGGACATCCTCTCGATGATCGACGAAGACCTGAATGACTTCTGGGGCACGGTGGGCCCGGAGGTGGGCTCGGGTCCGTGGACGCCGATGGCGGCCGGCACCCCGTTCTCCCCGAACAGTGGCGAGGTCGCAAGCTGTGGCGGCGACGAGGTGGCCGACACCTCGCTGTTCTATTGCCCCGATGACCGTTCGGTGCACTTCGACAACGACGAACTCTTTCCCGAGGTGTACGAGAGCTTCGGCGACTTCGGACTCGCGCAGCTCTACGCGATGCATTTCACCTACGGAGCGCTCGACACCTACTCGGAGATGCCCGACAGCGATGAGGGCGCGCAGCGCGCAGCTCACTGCCTGACCGGAGCGTGGGCGGCGAGCATCTTTCGCCATGACCGCTCGACGTCGAACATGCGACTCTCGAGCGGCGACTTCGACGAGGCCGTTCAGGTGCTGTTGGCGATGAGTGCCGGCGACTCGGCGGGCTCGGGCTTTCAGCGCGTGTCGGCGTTTCGCCTCGGGGTGACCGATGGGGCGAACGCCTGCCTGAGCTGA
- a CDS encoding polyphosphate kinase 2 family protein has protein sequence MDLDDFRVTGKQVDLTDFPTDADGRLDKASAKRQTAELTAELAQLQERFWANGRQRLLVVLQATDTGGKDGTIRNVFGPLNPLGVRTVGFKVPTSTELAHDYLWRVHSQVPANGEIVVFNRSHYEDVLIVRVHDLVPQKRWKRRYRHIVEFENMLVDEGTTIVKCFLHISKAEQKRRLQERLDNPEKRWKFAPGDLEERSFWDDYQQAYADMLSKTATDRAPWHIVPADNKWYRDLVVATILRDTLASLDLTLPDDPPNLDSIVIGD, from the coding sequence ATGGATCTTGATGATTTTCGGGTGACCGGCAAGCAGGTCGACCTCACCGACTTCCCCACCGACGCCGACGGCAGACTCGACAAGGCGAGCGCGAAACGGCAAACGGCCGAGCTCACCGCCGAACTGGCGCAGCTGCAGGAGCGGTTCTGGGCCAATGGCCGCCAGCGGCTTCTGGTGGTCCTTCAGGCGACCGACACCGGGGGCAAGGACGGCACGATCCGCAACGTGTTCGGGCCGTTGAATCCACTCGGCGTGAGAACGGTCGGGTTCAAGGTGCCAACCTCGACCGAGCTGGCGCACGACTACCTGTGGCGGGTGCATTCTCAGGTGCCAGCCAACGGCGAGATCGTCGTGTTCAACCGCAGCCATTACGAGGACGTGCTGATCGTTCGCGTCCACGATCTGGTCCCGCAGAAGCGTTGGAAGCGCCGCTATCGCCACATCGTCGAGTTCGAGAACATGCTCGTCGACGAGGGCACGACCATCGTCAAGTGCTTCTTGCACATCTCCAAAGCCGAACAGAAGCGGCGGCTGCAGGAACGTCTCGATAATCCCGAGAAGCGGTGGAAGTTCGCACCCGGCGACCTCGAGGAGCGCAGCTTCTGGGACGACTACCAACAGGCCTATGCCGACATGTTGTCCAAGACCGCCACCGATCGAGCCCCCTGGCACATCGTGCCCGCCGACAACAAGTGGTACCGAGACCTGGTGGTCGCCACGATCCTTCGAGACACCCTGGCCTCGCTCGACCTCACGCTGCCCGACGACCCGCCGAACCTCGACTCGATCGTGATCGGCGACTGA